In one Methylobacterium sp. SyP6R genomic region, the following are encoded:
- a CDS encoding efflux RND transporter periplasmic adaptor subunit — MIRLRRRAGVPAALLAALAAAPAIAAETAPAAGPVVTAAPAPAVTVAVAAEREVVEHAVVTGNLVPRDEILVSPEIEGCRITELLVEEGDRVAKGAVLARLSREMIDTQLAQNAAAIARAEGAVAQARSSIVQAEAAQVEASLSLERAQSLMKTGNGTAAVLEQRESAAKGAEGRLSAARNGLTIAQADLAQARAQRSELDLKLARTEIRAPEGGIVSRRTARVGATASASAEPLFRLIARGEIELEGEVPETGLARLRAGAPASLDLDTTDGPVAVSGRVRVVYPEVDRATRLGKVRIKLEADPRLRIGAFARGAVEAARRTGVAVPLASVVYGASGPTVLVVSGERVELRPIRTGLSAGGFIEVRDGVKAGEAVVARAGSFLRDGDRVRPIYPAMPATAEAGRP; from the coding sequence ATGATCCGCCTCCGTCGCCGCGCCGGCGTTCCGGCCGCCCTTCTCGCCGCTCTCGCCGCTGCACCCGCCATCGCCGCCGAGACCGCGCCCGCCGCCGGCCCCGTCGTCACCGCCGCGCCCGCGCCCGCCGTCACCGTCGCGGTGGCCGCCGAGCGCGAGGTCGTCGAGCACGCCGTCGTCACCGGCAACCTTGTGCCGCGCGACGAGATCCTCGTCTCGCCGGAGATCGAGGGCTGCCGCATCACCGAGCTGCTGGTGGAGGAGGGCGACCGGGTCGCCAAGGGGGCGGTGCTGGCCCGCCTCTCCCGCGAGATGATCGACACCCAGCTCGCCCAGAATGCCGCCGCGATCGCCCGCGCCGAGGGCGCGGTGGCGCAGGCGCGCAGCTCGATCGTGCAGGCCGAGGCCGCGCAGGTCGAGGCGAGCCTGTCGCTCGAGCGCGCCCAGAGCCTGATGAAGACCGGCAACGGCACCGCGGCGGTGCTGGAGCAGCGGGAATCCGCCGCCAAGGGCGCCGAGGGCCGGCTGTCGGCCGCCCGCAACGGGCTGACCATCGCGCAGGCCGACCTCGCCCAGGCGCGGGCGCAACGCAGCGAACTCGACCTGAAGCTCGCCCGCACCGAGATCCGCGCGCCGGAAGGCGGCATCGTCAGCCGCCGCACCGCCCGGGTCGGCGCCACTGCGAGCGCCTCCGCCGAGCCGCTGTTTCGCCTGATCGCCCGCGGCGAGATCGAGCTCGAGGGCGAGGTGCCGGAGACCGGGCTCGCGCGGCTGCGCGCCGGCGCCCCGGCAAGCCTCGACCTCGACACCACAGACGGGCCGGTCGCGGTCTCAGGGCGCGTCCGGGTCGTCTATCCGGAAGTCGACCGGGCGACCCGCCTCGGCAAGGTCCGCATCAAGCTCGAGGCCGATCCGCGCCTGCGCATCGGCGCCTTCGCCCGCGGCGCCGTCGAGGCGGCGCGGCGCACCGGCGTCGCGGTGCCGCTCGCCTCGGTGGTCTACGGCGCTTCGGGCCCGACCGTGCTGGTGGTCTCCGGCGAGCGGGTCGAGCTGCGCCCGATCCGCACCGGCCTCTCGGCCGGCGGCTTCATCGAGGTCCGCGACGGGGTCAAGGCCGGGGAGGCCGTGGTGGCCCGGGCCGGCAGCTTCCTGCGCGACGGCGACCGGGTGCGGCCGATCTATCCCGCGATGCCCGCGACCGCCGAGGCGGGGCGTCCTTGA